One Sanguibacter keddieii DSM 10542 genomic window carries:
- a CDS encoding zinc-dependent alcohol dehydrogenase family protein: MTLGAVAARPGPLAEVVSVRDLPAQRTLGDHEVIVRMTSAALNPSDEITVSGAYGSRTRFPLVPGFEGVGEVVHAGRLVPPSALGARVLPIGSAGTWQELRTVEHPWCVPVPESLDDTSGCFAYVNPLTAVLLVDRYSSPPVREVVVTAATSTVAGHLAELLALRGIHAVGLHRRQPGWTDSRAAPWKALVSTQDSSWADQVRAATGGRGVDVVLDCVGGTVGDRLVPMLRPGGVLVLYGLLSGVPLAGRSLVPQDGRHVEMFRLRDTVHTVPRLALPALFAPVFEHLDAGRLRTEVTRRVALSDLPDAFRAGLHADAGAVEILTAP, from the coding sequence GTGACGCTCGGGGCGGTCGCCGCACGACCAGGACCGCTCGCGGAGGTCGTCTCGGTACGAGACCTGCCCGCGCAGCGGACCCTCGGTGACCACGAGGTGATCGTGCGGATGACCTCCGCCGCGCTCAACCCCTCCGACGAGATCACCGTCTCCGGGGCCTACGGCTCGCGCACGCGGTTCCCCCTCGTCCCCGGCTTCGAGGGCGTCGGGGAGGTCGTGCACGCCGGACGTCTCGTGCCGCCGTCGGCGCTGGGGGCGCGCGTCCTGCCGATCGGGTCTGCCGGCACGTGGCAGGAGCTCAGGACCGTCGAGCACCCGTGGTGCGTCCCGGTCCCCGAGAGCCTCGACGACACCTCGGGGTGCTTCGCCTACGTCAACCCGCTCACAGCGGTGCTCCTGGTCGACAGGTACTCGTCTCCGCCGGTGCGGGAGGTCGTCGTGACCGCTGCGACCTCCACCGTCGCAGGCCATCTCGCGGAGCTCCTGGCGCTCCGTGGGATCCACGCAGTCGGCCTGCACCGCCGTCAGCCCGGGTGGACCGACAGCCGGGCAGCACCGTGGAAAGCCCTGGTGAGCACGCAGGACAGCTCGTGGGCCGACCAGGTCCGGGCGGCGACCGGAGGGCGCGGCGTCGACGTCGTCCTCGACTGCGTCGGCGGCACGGTGGGAGACCGGCTCGTGCCGATGCTCCGCCCCGGTGGGGTGCTGGTGCTCTACGGCCTGCTCTCGGGGGTGCCGCTGGCAGGGAGGAGCCTCGTGCCGCAGGACGGTCGCCACGTCGAGATGTTCCGGCTCCGTGACACGGTCCACACGGTGCCGAGACTCGCGCTCCCTGCGCTCTTCGCCCCGGTCTTCGAGCACCTGGACGCCGGGCGCCTGCGCACCGAGGTCACCCGGCGCGTCGCCCTGTCCGACCTGCCCGACGCCTTCCGAGCCGGCCTGCACGCCGACGCGGGTGCGGTCGAGATCCTCACGGCGCCGTGA
- a CDS encoding carbohydrate ABC transporter permease, which yields MTSPTASPRGGRPVGVRDSRGYRTFTWVNGTLLLVVCAVMLYPFVTVVAQSFSGAGAIKAGMVNVWPVDFNVDTYKAVAQNDVFWRNYRNTVQYTVVGTTIAMALTTVFAFVLSKKHLRGRTFLIWVAVFTMFFNGGLIPNYVLITSLGMKNTMWALVLPGAISVFNLLVMKSFFENLPRELEEAAQIDGLGWFGIFGRIVLPLSKAVLATMVLFYSVAIWNDWFAAFLYLDDQDLFPVTLFLRNLVAGASTSASEGAALAGTTTAAISANIQAVTMILTIIPILCIYPFVQRYFVSGVMLGSVKG from the coding sequence ATGACGTCCCCGACCGCCTCGCCGCGGGGCGGACGCCCGGTGGGCGTGCGTGACAGCCGTGGCTACCGGACGTTCACGTGGGTGAACGGCACCCTCCTGCTCGTGGTGTGCGCGGTGATGCTGTACCCCTTCGTCACGGTCGTGGCGCAGTCGTTCAGCGGTGCGGGTGCGATCAAGGCGGGGATGGTCAACGTCTGGCCGGTGGACTTCAACGTCGACACCTACAAGGCCGTGGCGCAGAACGACGTGTTCTGGCGCAACTACCGCAACACCGTCCAGTACACGGTGGTCGGTACGACCATCGCGATGGCGCTCACGACCGTCTTCGCCTTCGTGCTGTCGAAGAAGCACCTGCGGGGCCGGACCTTCCTCATCTGGGTCGCGGTCTTCACCATGTTCTTCAACGGTGGTCTGATCCCCAACTACGTGCTCATCACGTCGCTCGGCATGAAGAACACCATGTGGGCGCTCGTGCTGCCGGGGGCGATCTCGGTGTTCAACCTGCTGGTCATGAAGTCCTTCTTCGAGAACCTCCCCCGGGAGCTCGAGGAGGCCGCGCAGATCGACGGGCTCGGGTGGTTCGGCATCTTCGGGCGCATCGTGCTGCCGTTGTCCAAGGCGGTCCTCGCCACGATGGTGCTGTTCTACTCGGTGGCGATCTGGAACGACTGGTTCGCGGCGTTCCTCTACCTGGACGACCAGGACCTGTTCCCGGTGACGCTGTTCCTGCGCAACCTCGTCGCGGGGGCGTCGACGTCGGCGTCGGAGGGTGCTGCCCTGGCGGGGACGACGACGGCGGCGATCTCGGCGAACATCCAGGCGGTGACGATGATCCTCACGATCATCCCGATCCTGTGCATCTACCCGTTCGTCCAGCGGTACTTCGTGTCCGGCGTGATGCTCGGGTCGGTCAAGGGATGA
- a CDS encoding TetR-like C-terminal domain-containing protein yields MTQPAPAAPISSPRQPPQGRPRDASIDARATEAVLELLGRMPYSALTLEAVASAAGTSKPALRRRWKTLPGVVVHTLISVLGTTPTPDTGCVHCDLVVGISNLADTFAGSAVTSALPGLVSDLAGDPELKERFLRDYFEARRQTTRTVLEHAVARGEVDAAIDMELTLDLLAAPLYYRAFFTHQPIDAGLAERTVLSVLQGIGTDTWRQHHVAGGPAGGTEG; encoded by the coding sequence ATGACGCAACCGGCTCCCGCCGCCCCGATCTCGTCGCCACGCCAGCCGCCGCAGGGTCGACCGAGAGACGCCTCGATCGACGCCCGCGCGACGGAGGCGGTGCTCGAGCTGCTCGGACGCATGCCGTACAGCGCGCTGACCCTGGAGGCCGTCGCGTCGGCCGCAGGCACCAGCAAGCCGGCGCTGCGGCGCCGGTGGAAGACGCTGCCGGGGGTCGTCGTCCACACCCTCATCTCCGTGCTGGGCACCACTCCGACACCGGACACCGGGTGCGTGCACTGCGACCTCGTCGTCGGCATCTCGAACCTCGCCGACACCTTCGCGGGCTCTGCCGTGACGAGCGCGCTGCCCGGGCTCGTCTCGGACCTCGCCGGAGACCCCGAGCTCAAGGAGCGGTTCCTGCGGGACTACTTCGAGGCCCGTCGCCAGACCACGCGGACCGTCCTCGAGCACGCGGTCGCCCGCGGTGAGGTCGACGCCGCGATCGACATGGAGCTCACCCTCGACCTCCTCGCCGCGCCGCTGTACTACCGCGCCTTCTTCACCCACCAGCCCATCGACGCCGGCCTCGCCGAGCGCACCGTCCTCAGCGTGCTGCAGGGCATCGGCACCGACACCTGGCGGCAGCACCACGTGGCCGGAGGGCCTGCTGGTGGTACCGAGGGGTGA
- a CDS encoding Gfo/Idh/MocA family protein gives MGEPHGVGVVGLGVILDAYLTTLAEHPGIRIAAVADLDASRAEAVAARLPGTRASTVDELLAADDVETVLDLTTPGAHAQVALACAASGVNHYGEKPLAATLDDARAVVDAAQRAGVRLGCAPDTVLGTGVQTARAVVDAGLVGQPTGAVATWVSPGHEAWHPNPDFYYLPGGGPLLDMGPYYLTSLVHLLGPVVAVTGSAGRLRDTRTIASGPRAGEVIPVGVATHVAGTLEHADGAISTVTVSFDAAGTRARPIEVYGTEGAVAVPDPNTFGGEVELLTRGGTAWETVAPRAGFVDSSRGVGLLEMVGAAGLGGAPAEARASGAVGLHVMEVMTGLLESAVSGRRTTITSAPARPALVPLTPSGTWRLS, from the coding sequence GTGGGCGAGCCGCACGGAGTCGGAGTAGTCGGGCTGGGCGTCATCCTCGACGCCTACCTCACCACGCTCGCGGAGCACCCCGGGATCCGCATCGCCGCAGTCGCCGACCTCGACGCGTCGCGCGCCGAGGCGGTCGCAGCACGGCTGCCCGGGACCCGGGCCAGCACGGTCGACGAGCTCCTCGCCGCTGACGACGTCGAGACGGTCCTCGACCTCACCACGCCCGGGGCGCACGCGCAGGTCGCCCTCGCCTGCGCGGCGAGCGGCGTCAACCACTACGGGGAGAAGCCGCTCGCCGCGACGCTCGACGATGCGCGAGCCGTCGTCGACGCCGCGCAGCGCGCCGGGGTCCGCCTCGGCTGCGCACCGGACACCGTGCTCGGCACGGGCGTCCAGACGGCGCGGGCCGTCGTCGACGCCGGCCTCGTCGGGCAGCCCACCGGGGCCGTGGCCACCTGGGTCTCCCCGGGGCACGAGGCCTGGCACCCGAACCCCGACTTCTACTACCTGCCCGGTGGCGGCCCGCTGCTCGACATGGGGCCCTACTACCTCACGAGCCTCGTCCACCTGCTCGGCCCCGTCGTCGCCGTGACCGGCTCTGCGGGCCGGCTGCGCGACACCCGGACCATCGCGTCCGGACCGCGGGCCGGCGAGGTGATCCCGGTCGGGGTCGCCACCCACGTCGCCGGGACCCTCGAGCACGCCGACGGGGCGATCTCCACGGTCACCGTGAGCTTCGACGCCGCCGGGACGCGTGCCCGGCCGATCGAGGTCTACGGCACCGAGGGTGCCGTCGCCGTCCCCGACCCGAACACCTTCGGCGGCGAGGTCGAGCTGCTCACCCGCGGCGGGACCGCGTGGGAGACCGTCGCGCCCCGTGCCGGGTTCGTCGACTCCTCGCGCGGCGTCGGGCTCCTCGAGATGGTGGGGGCCGCCGGGCTCGGCGGAGCCCCTGCCGAGGCCCGAGCCAGCGGCGCGGTCGGCCTGCACGTCATGGAGGTCATGACCGGGCTGCTCGAGTCCGCAGTCTCCGGGCGTCGCACGACCATCACCAGCGCGCCCGCCCGCCCCGCGCTCGTCCCGCTCACGCCGTCCGGCACCTGGCGGCTCTCGTGA
- a CDS encoding endo-1,4-beta-xylanase — protein sequence MSLTHRTGTATVCVTDTAGDPRAHQDLTVAQTRHALELGCAAFEVADASEGYQRLWLDLFDTATLPVYWGRFEPERGAPRTAELQATARWFADRGVRLKGHPLVWHTVKAPWLDALPLAEAEDLLRGRVRREVGDLAGLIDSWDVVNEAVIMPRFTNEPDGVPNAVTRICAEKGRTEMVRLAVDEARSVGTSPRLVLNDFDLGPEYERLVEDVLDAGVQIDAIGLQSHMHQGFRGEDHLREVSDRFARFGLPLHWTEVTLVSGDLMPAEVDDLNDHVVDAWPSTPEGEARQADEVVRLYTTLVEHPAVASVTYWGMGDAGAWLGAPAGLVRADGSPKPAYHALHDLVRGSWWLQPRTVRTDADGMLPLAGFAGSYELESGGARADLDLRTGEQHLEVTL from the coding sequence GTGAGCCTGACGCACCGGACGGGGACCGCCACGGTCTGCGTCACCGACACCGCCGGAGACCCGCGAGCGCACCAGGACTTGACGGTCGCCCAGACCCGCCACGCCCTCGAGCTCGGGTGCGCGGCCTTCGAGGTCGCCGACGCGTCGGAGGGGTACCAGCGCCTGTGGCTCGACCTCTTCGACACGGCGACGCTCCCCGTCTACTGGGGGCGCTTCGAGCCCGAGCGCGGAGCCCCGCGGACCGCGGAGCTCCAGGCCACCGCCCGGTGGTTCGCCGACCGGGGCGTCCGGCTCAAGGGCCACCCCCTCGTCTGGCACACCGTCAAGGCGCCCTGGCTCGACGCGCTGCCGCTGGCGGAGGCCGAGGACCTGCTGCGCGGGCGGGTCCGGCGCGAGGTCGGCGACCTCGCCGGGCTGATCGACTCGTGGGACGTCGTCAACGAGGCGGTCATCATGCCGCGGTTCACCAACGAGCCCGACGGCGTCCCGAACGCGGTCACCCGGATCTGCGCCGAGAAGGGGCGGACCGAGATGGTGCGCCTCGCCGTCGACGAGGCCCGGTCGGTCGGGACGTCGCCGCGGCTGGTCCTCAACGACTTCGACCTCGGCCCGGAGTACGAGCGGCTGGTCGAGGACGTCCTCGACGCCGGCGTCCAGATCGACGCGATCGGGCTGCAGTCCCACATGCACCAGGGCTTCCGCGGCGAGGATCACCTGCGGGAGGTCTCCGACCGGTTCGCGAGGTTCGGCCTGCCGCTGCACTGGACGGAGGTCACGCTCGTCTCGGGCGACCTGATGCCCGCCGAGGTCGACGACCTCAACGACCACGTGGTCGACGCGTGGCCGAGCACGCCCGAGGGCGAGGCGCGCCAGGCCGACGAGGTGGTCCGCCTGTACACGACGCTCGTCGAGCACCCGGCGGTCGCGTCCGTCACCTACTGGGGCATGGGCGACGCGGGTGCCTGGCTCGGCGCCCCGGCCGGGCTGGTGCGTGCCGACGGCAGCCCGAAGCCCGCCTACCACGCCCTGCACGACCTCGTCCGCGGCAGCTGGTGGCTGCAGCCCAGGACCGTCCGCACCGACGCCGACGGGATGCTCCCGCTCGCCGGCTTCGCCGGGAGCTATGAGCTCGAGAGCGGCGGCGCCCGTGCCGACCTCGACCTCCGGACCGGTGAGCAGCACCTCGAGGTGACCCTGTGA
- a CDS encoding extracellular solute-binding protein, whose translation MVPVISAPPGRRPLLVRGCAVAAVSALALAACSDGGGGGSSAAGEPVDLTCAVDDYAADEQFTSPEPMEVSMLWTDWPEAPVKDTWQLFDEIEERTNVRITTTHIPFSDALEKRSLLISAGDAPTVIPLVYTGDERQYAASGAVLPMSEYVDYMPNFQKYSEEWDLTGMLDNLRQDDGRYYMAPGLQEVSVPTFTLIIRKDVFDEVGAPAPETWEDLRTGLELVKEKYPDSLPLADGFEGAAMLNYAAHAFGTVAGWGFGNGMFYDEASGEFDYAGTSDGYRDMLEYFHGLAEDGLLDTESFVAPNDGTGTVIEKVAAEQVFAASGASGTVQEFATALDAAGVTDYELLQVAPPTGDSGDTVEPRNFWNGFMITSQAADDPDLCSTVQFLDWLYYNPDAREMLQWGVEGETYTKDADGTITLDPDHSYEAYNLNVGSTTDIKKDLGFGSDVLAGSSESRALKESYNQPEFVEYVDTVLETRTPRAPFPPAPLDELELEQASLLGTPLKDTVDTATLQFILGDRDLGEWDAYVSQLESQGLPGYVDLVNGARERFAADNG comes from the coding sequence ATGGTTCCTGTCATCTCTGCACCCCCTGGCCGACGCCCGCTCCTGGTCCGCGGCTGCGCCGTCGCCGCCGTCTCCGCGCTCGCGCTGGCCGCCTGCTCCGACGGCGGAGGTGGCGGCAGCAGCGCCGCCGGCGAGCCCGTCGACCTCACCTGCGCCGTCGACGACTACGCAGCCGACGAGCAGTTCACCTCCCCCGAGCCGATGGAGGTGAGCATGCTCTGGACCGACTGGCCCGAAGCCCCCGTCAAGGACACCTGGCAGCTCTTCGACGAGATCGAGGAGCGCACCAACGTCCGCATCACCACGACGCACATCCCGTTCAGCGACGCCCTCGAGAAGCGCAGCCTCCTCATCAGCGCGGGCGACGCCCCCACCGTGATCCCGCTCGTCTACACCGGTGACGAGCGCCAGTACGCGGCCTCGGGCGCCGTGCTGCCCATGAGCGAGTACGTCGACTACATGCCGAACTTCCAGAAGTACTCCGAGGAGTGGGACCTCACCGGGATGCTCGACAACCTCCGTCAGGACGACGGGCGCTACTACATGGCGCCCGGCCTCCAGGAGGTGTCGGTCCCGACCTTCACCCTCATCATCCGCAAGGACGTCTTCGACGAGGTCGGCGCCCCGGCCCCAGAGACCTGGGAAGACCTGCGCACCGGTCTCGAGCTCGTCAAGGAGAAGTACCCCGACAGCCTCCCGCTCGCCGACGGCTTCGAGGGGGCGGCGATGCTCAACTATGCCGCGCACGCCTTCGGCACGGTCGCCGGGTGGGGCTTCGGCAACGGCATGTTCTACGACGAGGCCTCCGGCGAGTTCGACTACGCCGGGACCTCGGACGGGTACCGCGACATGCTCGAGTACTTCCACGGGCTCGCCGAGGACGGCCTCCTCGACACCGAGTCCTTCGTCGCACCGAACGACGGCACCGGCACCGTGATCGAGAAGGTCGCCGCCGAGCAGGTCTTCGCGGCCTCCGGCGCCTCGGGCACGGTGCAGGAGTTCGCCACGGCGCTCGACGCCGCAGGGGTCACCGACTACGAGCTCCTCCAGGTCGCCCCGCCCACGGGAGACTCCGGCGACACCGTCGAGCCGAGGAACTTCTGGAACGGCTTCATGATCACCTCGCAGGCCGCGGACGACCCCGACCTGTGCAGCACGGTCCAGTTCCTCGACTGGCTCTACTACAACCCCGACGCGCGCGAGATGCTCCAGTGGGGCGTCGAGGGCGAGACCTACACCAAGGACGCGGACGGCACGATCACGCTCGACCCGGACCACTCGTACGAGGCCTACAACCTCAACGTGGGCTCCACCACGGACATCAAGAAGGACCTCGGCTTCGGCTCGGACGTCCTCGCCGGGTCGTCGGAGTCGCGTGCCCTCAAGGAGTCCTACAACCAGCCGGAGTTCGTCGAGTACGTCGACACGGTGCTCGAGACCAGGACGCCTCGCGCCCCGTTCCCGCCCGCGCCCCTCGACGAGCTCGAGCTCGAGCAGGCCTCGCTCCTCGGGACCCCGCTCAAGGACACCGTCGACACGGCGACCCTGCAGTTCATCCTCGGCGACAGAGACCTCGGCGAGTGGGACGCCTACGTGTCGCAGCTCGAGAGCCAGGGCCTGCCGGGCTACGTGGACCTCGTCAACGGCGCCCGCGAGCGCTTCGCCGCCGACAACGGCTGA
- a CDS encoding LacI family DNA-binding transcriptional regulator, with product MRTPSASPTLLDVARAAGVSRATASRVLAGQANVDPALAARVVDAAERLDYRTNTAARALRSGSTGSVAVVVPNSELDGLSGPFVGAPLRGATTTLFAQGRQPVLLLDDGLATGQLLRYLTGPHVDGAVVILHHETETLFRRLHGLTIPVVYVGRTSDELAADASFVDCDNYGGARAATRALLEAGRRRLATIAGPATYRPVTERLRGFLDELAAWGLAPGPVVHGEFSMPAGAAAAAQLLQRASVDAIFAQSDLLAVGAVRMVSSAGGRVPDDVSVVAFDDTVVAATSDPPLTSVRQPLQEMGARAAELLLQMIAGTTTEPAQVTLPTTLTTRASV from the coding sequence GTGCGCACCCCCTCGGCCTCCCCCACCCTCCTCGACGTCGCCCGTGCCGCCGGGGTCTCGCGGGCGACGGCGTCACGGGTGCTGGCCGGGCAGGCGAACGTGGACCCCGCGCTCGCCGCACGCGTCGTCGACGCCGCCGAGCGGCTCGACTACCGCACCAACACCGCAGCCCGCGCCCTGCGCAGCGGGTCGACGGGTTCGGTCGCCGTCGTGGTCCCGAACAGCGAGCTGGACGGCCTCTCTGGCCCGTTCGTCGGTGCGCCGCTGCGTGGGGCCACCACGACGCTGTTCGCGCAGGGGCGCCAGCCGGTGCTGCTCCTCGACGACGGGCTCGCCACGGGCCAGCTGCTCCGGTACCTGACGGGACCCCACGTCGACGGCGCTGTCGTGATCCTGCACCACGAGACGGAGACGCTGTTCCGCCGGCTGCACGGCCTGACCATCCCGGTGGTCTACGTCGGGCGCACGAGCGACGAGCTCGCGGCCGACGCCAGCTTCGTCGACTGCGACAACTACGGCGGGGCGCGTGCCGCGACCCGGGCGCTCCTCGAGGCTGGTCGGCGACGTCTCGCGACGATCGCCGGCCCCGCGACGTACCGGCCCGTCACCGAGCGCCTGCGCGGCTTCCTGGACGAGCTCGCCGCCTGGGGCCTGGCCCCGGGGCCCGTCGTCCACGGGGAGTTCAGCATGCCCGCGGGGGCTGCCGCCGCCGCACAGCTGCTCCAGCGCGCCTCGGTCGACGCGATCTTCGCCCAGTCCGACCTCCTCGCGGTCGGCGCAGTGCGGATGGTCTCGTCGGCCGGAGGACGGGTCCCTGACGACGTCTCGGTCGTCGCCTTCGACGACACGGTGGTCGCAGCGACCTCGGACCCGCCGCTGACCTCGGTGCGCCAGCCGCTCCAGGAGATGGGCGCCCGCGCAGCGGAGCTCTTGCTCCAGATGATCGCAGGCACGACGACCGAGCCTGCGCAGGTCACGCTCCCGACGACGCTCACGACCCGCGCCTCGGTCTAG
- a CDS encoding ABC transporter permease translates to MRVTHESTSPPDGKVAPTVSPTAPREESQTPAARDRRRTSRRASRVPWRTALRRDWALYAMALGPVLFLLLFRYVPMIGNVIAFRRFRPGGNIFGDEWVGLRYVELFATDPMFWKVFTNTVVLGGLTLLFCFPLPIVLALMLNEVRVRAFKRTIQSITYLPHFLSVVIIVGMTMQILSVQGTVNQIFTSLGGEAIPFLQRPEWFRAIYVGTEVWQTVGWGTILYLAALSTVDASLYEAARIDGAGRWRQTWHVTLPGIRPTMVTLLILNIGMFLNVGFEKVLLLYNPLTYETADVISTYLYRVGLVSNNFSYAAAIGLFQAIIGLVMVLSANLVSRRVVGASLW, encoded by the coding sequence ATGAGAGTCACGCACGAGAGCACGTCGCCACCTGACGGGAAGGTCGCCCCGACGGTGTCCCCGACGGCGCCACGGGAGGAGAGCCAGACCCCGGCTGCGCGAGACCGTCGGCGAACCAGCAGGAGGGCGTCGCGGGTCCCGTGGCGGACGGCGCTGCGTCGCGACTGGGCGCTGTACGCGATGGCGCTGGGCCCGGTGCTGTTCCTGCTGCTGTTCCGGTACGTCCCGATGATCGGGAACGTCATCGCGTTCCGGCGGTTCCGGCCCGGGGGGAACATCTTCGGGGACGAGTGGGTCGGGCTGCGGTACGTCGAGCTGTTCGCGACAGACCCGATGTTCTGGAAGGTCTTCACCAACACGGTGGTCCTGGGCGGGCTCACGCTGCTGTTCTGCTTCCCGCTGCCGATCGTCCTCGCGCTGATGCTCAACGAGGTGCGGGTGCGGGCGTTCAAGCGGACCATCCAGTCGATCACGTACCTGCCGCACTTCTTGTCGGTGGTGATCATCGTCGGCATGACCATGCAGATCCTGTCGGTGCAGGGGACGGTCAACCAGATCTTCACGTCTCTGGGCGGTGAGGCGATCCCGTTCTTGCAGCGACCCGAGTGGTTCCGCGCGATCTACGTCGGGACCGAGGTCTGGCAGACGGTCGGCTGGGGCACGATCCTCTACCTCGCGGCGCTGTCGACGGTCGACGCGTCGCTCTACGAGGCGGCCCGGATCGACGGGGCCGGCCGGTGGCGCCAGACGTGGCACGTGACGCTGCCCGGCATCCGCCCGACGATGGTCACGCTGCTCATCCTCAACATCGGGATGTTCCTCAACGTCGGCTTCGAAAAGGTCCTGCTGCTGTACAACCCGCTCACCTACGAGACGGCGGACGTCATCTCGACGTACCTGTACCGCGTCGGTCTCGTGTCGAACAACTTCAGCTACGCGGCGGCGATCGGCCTGTTCCAGGCGATCATCGGCCTCGTGATGGTCCTGAGCGCGAACCTGGTGTCGCGCCGAGTGGTAGGAGCGAGCCTGTGGTGA
- a CDS encoding ThuA domain-containing protein: protein MTRRALVVRGGWDGHAPQAATDLFVPFLREQGFEVQVEEDNEVYADPDLMAATDLVLQCVTMSEISGPALTGLRAAVEAGTGLAGWHGGIADSYRSSSDYLQLVGGQFATHPGRAPEDRPGDASDNYLRYTVNITAEGREHPVTAGIEDFELDTEQYWVLHDDLVDVLATTTHPVRPWHPWHRPVTSPAVWTRLWGAGRVFVATPGHSPEVLDDPNVRTIVERGLLWASRTESE from the coding sequence ATGACACGCCGAGCACTCGTGGTCCGAGGGGGGTGGGACGGCCATGCACCGCAGGCCGCGACCGACCTCTTCGTGCCCTTCCTGCGCGAGCAGGGCTTCGAGGTCCAGGTCGAGGAGGACAACGAGGTCTACGCCGACCCCGACCTCATGGCGGCCACCGACCTCGTCCTCCAGTGCGTGACCATGTCCGAGATCAGCGGACCCGCGCTCACCGGCCTGCGCGCCGCGGTCGAGGCCGGGACGGGGCTTGCGGGGTGGCACGGCGGGATCGCCGACTCCTACCGCAGCAGCTCGGACTACCTCCAGCTGGTCGGCGGGCAGTTCGCCACCCACCCGGGCCGCGCTCCCGAGGACCGCCCCGGGGACGCGAGCGACAACTACCTGCGGTACACGGTGAACATCACCGCGGAGGGGCGCGAGCACCCGGTCACCGCCGGGATCGAGGACTTCGAGCTCGACACCGAGCAGTACTGGGTGCTGCACGACGACCTCGTCGACGTCCTGGCGACCACCACCCACCCGGTCCGCCCCTGGCACCCGTGGCACCGGCCGGTCACCTCCCCCGCCGTGTGGACCCGGCTCTGGGGCGCCGGACGCGTCTTCGTCGCCACCCCCGGGCACTCGCCCGAGGTCCTCGACGACCCGAACGTCCGGACGATCGTGGAGAGGGGGCTGCTGTGGGCGAGCCGCACGGAGTCGGAGTAG
- a CDS encoding MFS transporter — MPDLPPTTDQALPGSPPGVPSPVGGASVFSPRLRGFTLGILLSVGAVAFESLGVATILPAVAGDLGGLGGYGWGLSALMLANIVGTVVAGTDIDRRGPARTVLVGSLVFAVGCLVAGLAESWGVFVAARALQGLGVGAIMAYAYSLVGVAYPRHLQAVMFAFLSSAWTIPSLLGPVFAGVVTTALDWRVVFWAIAPVTLLLLPLVLPGARRVSRERSAETASARTMATPRRPRVSAPVWFSVVLAAATSVLLLGLEADSLPLLVTTVAAGLVVAVVALRRIVPAGTLRLRRGAPSGVVVRFLLCGVYFGSEAFLPLGLTSVHGLDVTTAGLGLAAGALAWTAGSFVQARVDAARPGTRARSVRLGFSALLVGELVMGAGVVLPDVWAGWAVVGWTVAGVGMGVAFNASTSATMAETANTSAGSISASLQLAQTLATAVVAGVGGAVVARLGTTSGAFGTVFAVTAALGLLGVLVAGRVTAQATGRSEDTTTR; from the coding sequence ATGCCTGACCTTCCCCCCACCACCGACCAGGCCCTGCCAGGCTCCCCACCCGGCGTCCCCTCGCCCGTCGGTGGCGCCAGCGTCTTCTCCCCCAGGCTCCGAGGCTTCACGCTCGGCATCCTGCTGAGCGTCGGCGCGGTCGCCTTCGAGTCCCTCGGCGTCGCGACCATCCTCCCTGCCGTCGCCGGCGACCTCGGAGGGCTCGGCGGGTACGGCTGGGGGCTCTCGGCGCTCATGCTCGCGAACATCGTCGGGACGGTCGTCGCCGGCACCGACATCGACCGCCGCGGCCCCGCCCGGACGGTGCTCGTCGGGAGCCTCGTCTTCGCGGTCGGCTGCCTCGTCGCCGGCCTGGCCGAGAGCTGGGGTGTGTTCGTCGCCGCCCGTGCGCTCCAAGGGCTGGGGGTCGGCGCGATCATGGCGTACGCCTACTCCCTCGTCGGCGTCGCCTACCCGCGCCACCTGCAGGCCGTCATGTTCGCCTTCCTGTCCTCGGCCTGGACCATCCCCTCGCTCCTCGGCCCGGTCTTCGCCGGGGTCGTCACCACCGCCCTCGACTGGCGCGTGGTGTTCTGGGCCATCGCCCCGGTCACCCTGCTCCTGCTGCCGCTCGTGCTCCCCGGCGCGCGCCGGGTCTCGCGGGAGCGCTCCGCTGAGACCGCGAGCGCGAGGACCATGGCCACGCCGCGACGGCCCCGCGTCTCCGCTCCCGTCTGGTTCTCGGTCGTCCTGGCCGCAGCCACGAGCGTGCTGCTGCTCGGCCTCGAGGCCGACTCCCTGCCGCTGCTGGTCACGACGGTCGCGGCCGGTCTGGTCGTCGCGGTCGTGGCACTGCGCAGGATCGTGCCCGCGGGGACGCTGCGTCTGCGACGCGGTGCGCCGTCGGGCGTGGTGGTCCGCTTCCTGCTGTGCGGCGTCTACTTCGGGTCCGAGGCGTTCCTCCCGCTGGGCCTGACGAGCGTGCACGGCCTGGACGTCACGACCGCCGGGCTGGGGCTCGCCGCCGGGGCCCTCGCCTGGACGGCCGGGTCCTTCGTGCAGGCCAGGGTCGACGCCGCCCGGCCCGGCACGCGGGCACGGTCGGTGCGCCTCGGGTTCTCGGCGCTGCTGGTCGGCGAGCTCGTCATGGGTGCGGGCGTCGTCCTCCCCGACGTGTGGGCCGGGTGGGCTGTCGTCGGGTGGACGGTCGCCGGGGTCGGGATGGGTGTCGCCTTCAACGCGTCGACCTCGGCGACGATGGCCGAGACCGCGAACACCTCGGCGGGGAGCATCAGCGCGAGCCTCCAGCTGGCCCAGACGCTCGCGACGGCGGTCGTGGCCGGTGTCGGCGGTGCGGTGGTCGCACGGCTGGGGACGACCTCGGGGGCCTTCGGCACGGTCTTCGCCGTCACCGCTGCGCTGGGGCTCCTCGGGGTCCTGGTCGCCGGACGTGTGACTGCGCAGGCCACCGGACGCAGCGAGGACACGACCACCCGCTGA